A genomic segment from Amphiura filiformis chromosome 10, Afil_fr2py, whole genome shotgun sequence encodes:
- the LOC140162899 gene encoding uncharacterized protein isoform X2, with amino-acid sequence MKLLKPFCCKVCRMTHHSVDTLRVHVSRHLIKYVQTHRRKKCVLRQKSLSKNGSLYRHLNNHRHAQTHNKRRPFRCQKCGECFAGEDLLQSHSRTHTKGNCFQCEYCLKYFTQKGSLNRHIREISFRCENCGKCFGQKGDLQRHIRTHTKEKPFRCEKCGKCFAGKDLLQSHSRTHPEGNYFQCEYCQKYFTHKGNLISHIRRHTKEKPFLCENCGKCFSQKSALKSHMRTHTKEKPFICEHCGKSFAYSSALKSHSRIHIKFKEQAFRCETCGKCFTQSSTLKSHMRTHTKEKPFRCENCGKSFAQSSTLKSHSRRTHIKEKLFRCEFCGKCFGHSSTLRIHRYRTHIIEKHLKCETCGLCFAHSSRLKAHNLTHTKEKPFSCENCGKRFTRNYHLQKHKTTQICQRNIQC; translated from the coding sequence ATGAAACTTTTGAAACCATTTTGTTGCAAAGTTTGTCGAATGACCCATCATTCTGTGGATACATTGAGAGTGCACGTCAGCAGACATCTTATTAAATATGTGCAAACTCATAGACGTAAGAAGTGTGTGCTTCGTCAGAAAAGCTTGTCAAAAAATGGCAGTCTGTATAGACACTTAAATAACCACAGACATGCCCAAACTCACAACAAGAGGAGACCTTTTAGATGTCAGAAGTGTGGGGAATGTTTTGCAGGAGAGGATCTTTTGCAAAGTCACagtagaactcacaccaaagggaactgttttcagtgcgagtactgtctgaaatattttactcaaaaaGGTAGTCTGAATAGACACATCAGAGAGATATCTTTTAGGTGTGAGAATTGTGGGAAATGTTTTGGTCAAAAGGGTGATTTACAAAgacacattagaactcacaccaaagagaaaccttttagATGTGAGAAATGTGGGAAATGTTTTGCAGGAAAGGATCTTTTGCAAAGTCATAGTAGAACTCACCCCGAAGGGAACTACTTTCAgtgcgagtactgtcagaaatattTTACACATAAAGGTAATCTCATAAGCCACATCAGacgtcacaccaaagagaaaccttttctGTGTGAGAATTGTGGGAAatgtttttcccaaaaaagtgCATTGAAAAGTCACatgagaactcacaccaaagagaaaccttttatATGTGAGCACTGTGGGAAATCGTTTGCTTATAGCAGTGCTTTGAAATCACACAGTAGAATTCACATCAAATTCAAAGAGCAAGCGTTTAGGTGTGAGACTTGTGGTAAATGTTTTACTCAAAGCAGTACATTGAAATCTCACATGAGaacccacaccaaagagaaaccatttagATGTGAGAATTGTGGGAAATCTTTTGCTCAAAGCAGTACCTTGAAATCTCACAGTAGAAGAACTCACATCAAAGAGAAATTGTTTAGGTGTGAGTTTTGTGGTAAATGTTTTGGTCATAGTAGTACTTTGAGAATTCACCGTTACAGAACCCACATCATAGAGAAACATTTGAAGTGTGAGACTTGTGGTTTATGTTTCGCTCATAGCAgtcgtctcaaagctcacaatttaactcacaccaaagagaaaccttttagTTGTGAGAATTGTGGGAAACGTTTTACTCGAAACTACCATTTGCAAAAACACAAGACAACTCAGATATGCCAAAGAAACATTCAGTGTTAG